The genomic region AGACAAGGAAAAGACTTTTACCCCCCATAGTTGTGGAGATAATAACGTGATTGAGGCGAGGCATAATGTTCTCCAAACTGTTACCAGTTTTTCAGCCCTTTTTTAGGGGATTTGGGACAATGCCGTATTTTTTTAAACTAATGCTACTTTTGCCTTAAAGGCCGGGGGATAATTTGCCCTCATTTTCTTCATCAACCTCCTCTTTTTTGACCTCAACTGTAACTTAACATACTGTCCGATTTTTTGGGTCCATTATACAACTAACGATTTCCATAACCTGCACGGGCAGCCACCAAACCCGAAAACCTGACGCGGCTAATCCGCGTCAGGTTGATGCGCTGTTAGCTCTCGTGTCTTTGTTCATCTGTTCCATTATTCTCTTCGTGCCTTAGTGGCTTTGTGGCTGAGTAGTTACGGATTGGAAAGGAATGAAAGATATGCCCCTAACTATAAGTATCCAGGATGGTTGGCTGGATATCAATAAAATTCGTAACTACTCAGCCTCTATATAGTAGCCTTACCTAGCGAAACCACAACATATTGTGTTTAGGTGTTTAAAAGTTAGCTAAAATTCCTAAAAAACGGCTTTCTATGCAACCTATAAAAGGAGACGAACCACAATATATTGTGTTCTGTAAGCTTCAAAATCAATATGTGGTGGCTGAGTAGTTACTAAAATTCTTTGAAATTAAGCGGTATAAAGGCCTAAAGGTTTGGGCCAGATATGCCGATATGAATGACAAGAGAAACAAAGGCCCTAATCCTACATCGAAGCAAGAAAGGCAGCACTAATGGATTTTATGATCGAAGTATACAAGGATAAGGATGAAACCTACATTGCCTCCTGTCCGAAGTTAGAGGTATACAGTTATGGGCATACTCTTGATAAAGCCGTGGCTCGATTAAAGGAAGTAGTCAATTTTTATATGGAATCGGCCAGGGAATTAGGGGTCAGCCTGGAAGAGCTATGCATAGGTCACAAAGGCAGTAATATCCCTCAAGAGCGTTACTCTAGCTTATTAAAAAACAGAGAGCATTTACACTGAGGGGCGATGTTCATCGCCCTTTATTCTCCTCCCCCCGGTCCCAACCGATAGCCACAATGATTAGCCGAACACCCCTCGATGCTCGATGCTCGATCCTCGATGCTCGATGCTGGTAAAGGACCCAGTCTCCTGTATCGAGTATCCAGCGGATGTTCCACAGAGGGAACATAATATTTTGGTCATAAGTTCTTTGCTACCAATGAGTTATGTTAAAAAAGTAACGTTATGTTAGTGCCTACAACGGTATCACTTTGATATACAAGGAGTTATATAAAACAATTTTATCATAACCATAACTGGGATGTCAACAACTTTTTTAA from bacterium harbors:
- a CDS encoding type II toxin-antitoxin system HicB family antitoxin, coding for MIEVYKDKDETYIASCPKLEVYSYGHTLDKAVARLKEVVNFYMESARELGVSLEELCIGHKGSNIPQERYSSLLKNREHLH